In a genomic window of Nodosilinea sp. E11:
- a CDS encoding pentapeptide repeat-containing protein codes for MMTGNSEQYTGMNVKTLENLWTAFVAGERDFTGIDLAGADLNHWSLSRVDFWGADFSGANLTQANFRRANLKEAQFRNANLTRADLRWADLRDSVLIGADLSEARMEGALYNAQTCFPQGFDPNQARMWRLEPGALLAAKDLRDRDLGGIDLSAADLSGVLLVNSQLFGAVFKDANLLSALLGDSDLRYADLRHATLMLADLRGADLRQADLRRANLIGANLRGCKLAGVNLDGALYSDATQFPRGFHLPETLYYLAPGASLWGADLSGARLTGVDLSGANLAGANLMNTDLWGACLANADLSGANLMGTNLLGTDLSGANLNQTNLMQAIIDLPGEFTTTVSFNSQPA; via the coding sequence ATGATGACAGGCAACTCTGAGCAGTACACCGGCATGAACGTGAAAACGCTAGAAAATCTTTGGACGGCCTTTGTGGCGGGCGAGCGAGACTTTACCGGCATTGATTTGGCCGGGGCCGACCTCAACCACTGGAGTTTGTCTCGGGTCGACTTTTGGGGCGCTGATTTTAGCGGTGCCAATCTCACCCAGGCCAACTTTCGTCGGGCCAATCTGAAGGAGGCGCAGTTTAGAAATGCCAACCTTACCAGGGCCGATCTGCGTTGGGCTGACCTGCGAGACTCGGTGCTCATCGGGGCTGATCTGAGTGAAGCTCGCATGGAGGGAGCCCTCTACAATGCTCAGACCTGCTTTCCCCAGGGGTTTGACCCCAACCAAGCCCGCATGTGGAGATTAGAACCCGGTGCCCTGCTGGCAGCTAAAGACCTACGCGATCGCGACCTAGGTGGCATAGACCTGAGTGCCGCCGACTTGAGCGGTGTTCTACTAGTCAACAGCCAGCTCTTTGGCGCTGTGTTTAAAGACGCCAATCTACTCAGTGCCTTGCTGGGCGATAGTGATCTGCGCTATGCCGACCTTCGCCACGCTACGCTCATGCTGGCTGACTTGCGCGGGGCCGACCTCCGCCAGGCAGACCTTCGCCGAGCCAATTTAATCGGTGCTAATCTACGCGGTTGCAAGCTGGCCGGAGTCAACCTAGACGGCGCGCTGTATTCCGATGCCACTCAGTTTCCGCGCGGGTTTCACCTGCCTGAAACCCTTTATTACTTGGCTCCAGGAGCTTCGCTGTGGGGAGCCGACCTCAGCGGTGCCCGGCTCACCGGAGTTGACCTCAGTGGTGCCAACCTAGCTGGTGCCAACCTGATGAATACTGACCTCTGGGGAGCTTGCTTAGCCAATGCTGACCTCAGTGGTGCCAACCTGATGGGCACCAACCTGTTAGGTACCGATCTGTCTGGGGCCAACCTGAACCAGACCAACCTCATGCAGGCCATTATTGACCTGCCGGGAGAGTTTACAACGACGGTGTCGTTTAACAGTCAGCCCGCTTAG
- a CDS encoding pentapeptide repeat-containing protein, producing the protein MTPATLLELVNRYYQVGARDLHGLDFQGLDLSAIHWAEVDLRRANLTRANLHQADLTHIDGYQITLAQANLTGAALANAVLREADLRKAHCHRTTLINADLRSSCLDRADLSHANLEGANLTQADLSHANLYWANLRYANLTGANLSGANLVGAKFCQTLMPDGTTRDLNCPVNSHQLA; encoded by the coding sequence ATGACCCCAGCTACTTTACTTGAACTTGTCAACCGTTATTACCAGGTCGGTGCCCGAGATTTACACGGGCTAGACTTCCAAGGCTTAGACCTGTCTGCGATTCACTGGGCTGAGGTCGATCTGCGTCGCGCTAATTTGACTCGCGCCAACCTGCACCAGGCCGACTTAACCCACATTGATGGCTATCAGATCACCCTGGCCCAGGCCAACTTGACTGGGGCTGCTTTGGCCAATGCGGTGCTGCGAGAGGCCGATCTACGCAAAGCCCACTGTCACCGGACGACGTTGATCAATGCCGATCTGCGATCGAGTTGCCTTGATCGTGCTGATCTAAGCCACGCCAACCTAGAGGGTGCCAACCTCACCCAGGCTGATCTAAGCCATGCCAACCTCTATTGGGCCAATCTGCGCTATGCCAACTTAACTGGGGCCAATCTCAGCGGGGCTAACTTGGTCGGAGCAAAATTTTGCCAGACTCTGATGCCCGATGGCACTACGCGCGACTTAAACTGCCCGGTCAACTCCCATCAGCTGGCCTGA
- a CDS encoding tetratricopeptide repeat protein — protein sequence MSLLRHSLLLGVFVLGLELVASPAVLAQRSPQVSEGYTLLDRGWVNDAIVAFQAALRREPNAVEARLGLAIAYQRAGRDADAWAAYQAVLQVSPEQATALAALGELGGYRPEWQLDGIRALTRLLGQNPQNTAVLSQRALLYGYQGRFIESLADYDRLLAQAPSPATVLGAAQIYAFSGDFDGALALFNRYRQTGPLPVEALTAYALTLQETGNAAEAIALLEPELRPSDRTDDLSLSLRAGLANAYDANGQTTQALALLAPLDGRANARLPLARAYSAIGRRQLNPTLFEQATVLYRQALAANASPGYGLRVEIADVLSEWPDTEAVALAMFDQLATENPTVVSLAVRARLLAYRLGQENAAAVADQLMALLAPVPASAPEQRAIATALSQVDNPDPALLPVYQTVAAAVEAPLLTYRLAQIYRSQGELQAARAALSTYRSTAMGQGDWGTELLIADLERQLDELAASGRRYEAIIAAQPGTQVTTAALRGLAFVRSLQGQPEAALPIYAAAIAADPNNPDYELGYALLAYRTGQITAAAATETLERWLASSPVDQETMASPDLVALVGALPADPTRATLYQTLLTQQPDDLWLRWRSLELLALDAPTQAQTELEALIAAHPDDITVYFFQGELAQRQGNLPLAATAYQQVLAQEPDNLGALSALAGVQFQLGHLPAARALYGRVLALDPNFWEARYAIAELNIADDQKLSALEQLRQLPDTAAPVNLEQRAQDVEFDLLRRRGFQPSWERF from the coding sequence TTGTCTCTGCTAAGACATTCTCTGCTGTTGGGCGTCTTTGTCTTGGGTCTAGAACTAGTCGCCAGCCCGGCGGTGCTGGCCCAGCGATCGCCCCAGGTGAGCGAGGGCTACACGCTGCTCGATCGCGGCTGGGTCAATGATGCGATCGTGGCCTTTCAGGCGGCGCTGCGCCGTGAGCCTAATGCTGTAGAGGCGCGGCTGGGGTTGGCGATCGCCTACCAGCGGGCGGGCCGCGACGCCGATGCCTGGGCGGCCTATCAGGCGGTGCTCCAGGTGAGCCCTGAGCAGGCCACTGCCCTAGCTGCCCTGGGTGAGCTGGGGGGCTACCGGCCTGAGTGGCAGCTCGACGGCATTCGGGCATTGACTCGGCTGCTGGGCCAAAATCCTCAAAATACTGCGGTTTTGAGCCAGCGGGCGCTGCTCTACGGCTACCAGGGCCGTTTTATAGAATCTTTGGCTGACTACGACCGGCTGCTGGCCCAAGCTCCCTCCCCGGCTACTGTGCTGGGGGCGGCGCAGATTTATGCCTTTAGCGGTGATTTTGACGGTGCCCTGGCGTTGTTTAACCGCTACCGGCAGACGGGGCCATTGCCCGTTGAGGCGCTGACGGCCTATGCCCTGACGCTGCAAGAGACCGGCAATGCGGCCGAGGCGATCGCACTGTTAGAACCTGAGCTACGACCGAGCGATCGCACCGATGATCTATCCCTGAGCCTGCGCGCCGGGCTGGCCAATGCCTACGACGCCAACGGCCAAACTACCCAGGCCTTAGCGTTGCTCGCCCCCTTAGATGGCCGTGCCAACGCTCGCTTGCCCCTGGCCCGTGCCTATAGCGCCATCGGTCGCCGTCAGCTTAACCCAACGTTGTTTGAGCAGGCTACGGTGCTGTACCGGCAGGCGCTGGCCGCTAATGCTTCCCCCGGCTATGGTCTGCGGGTCGAAATTGCCGATGTGCTGAGCGAATGGCCCGACACCGAAGCCGTGGCGCTGGCCATGTTTGACCAGCTAGCTACGGAAAATCCGACGGTGGTCAGCCTGGCGGTGAGAGCGCGTCTGTTGGCCTATCGCCTTGGGCAGGAGAATGCTGCTGCTGTGGCTGATCAGCTGATGGCATTACTTGCTCCTGTGCCCGCATCGGCCCCGGAGCAGCGTGCGATCGCCACGGCGCTGAGCCAAGTTGACAACCCCGACCCAGCCCTACTGCCGGTGTACCAAACGGTGGCGGCGGCGGTAGAGGCTCCTTTGCTCACCTACCGTCTGGCTCAGATCTATCGGAGCCAGGGTGAGTTGCAGGCGGCTCGGGCTGCCCTCAGTACCTATCGATCGACCGCCATGGGCCAGGGCGACTGGGGTACCGAACTGCTGATCGCCGATCTGGAGCGTCAGCTGGATGAGTTGGCGGCCAGTGGCCGCCGCTACGAGGCGATTATCGCTGCTCAACCGGGAACGCAAGTGACGACGGCGGCCCTGCGCGGGTTGGCGTTTGTGCGATCGCTGCAAGGTCAGCCTGAGGCGGCTCTGCCAATCTATGCCGCTGCGATCGCCGCCGACCCCAACAACCCCGACTACGAGCTGGGCTATGCGCTGCTGGCCTACCGCACCGGGCAAATCACCGCCGCCGCCGCCACGGAAACTCTAGAGCGCTGGCTAGCGTCCTCTCCTGTAGATCAGGAGACTATGGCCTCGCCCGATCTGGTGGCCCTCGTCGGTGCGCTCCCCGCCGATCCCACGCGGGCAACCCTCTATCAAACCCTGCTGACCCAGCAGCCCGATGACCTCTGGCTGCGCTGGCGGAGCCTGGAGCTGTTGGCCCTCGATGCCCCCACCCAGGCCCAGACTGAGCTAGAAGCCTTGATCGCTGCTCACCCCGACGACATCACGGTGTATTTCTTTCAAGGAGAACTGGCCCAGCGCCAGGGCAATTTGCCCCTGGCGGCCACCGCCTACCAGCAGGTGTTGGCCCAAGAGCCCGACAATCTCGGTGCGCTCAGCGCCTTAGCGGGTGTGCAGTTTCAGCTAGGCCATTTGCCCGCCGCCCGCGCCCTCTACGGTCGGGTGCTCGCCCTAGACCCTAATTTTTGGGAGGCGCGCTATGCGATCGCAGAACTCAACATTGCCGACGATCAAAAGCTCTCGGCCCTAGAGCAACTGCGGCAGCTGCCCGATACCGCCGCCCCAGTCAACCTGGAACAACGCGCCCAGGATGTGGAGTTTGACCTGCTGCGCCGCCGAGGCTTTCAGCCTAGCTGGGAACGGTTTTAA
- a CDS encoding glycosyl hydrolase family 8, giving the protein MLQLLRFRRTQKRLLLSVLPLAMLLAVAGPSCTQTAACACLDGAEAVTLVLPVDTVHNDQLLESWQAYRDRFIQADGRVIDREDSDRTVSEGQAYAMLRAVAINDPDTFNRTYTWAKANLVRVDENGQPKDLLWAWKWGQRPDGSWGDLDANFATDADIDAATALIMAAERWNCPKYLDEARALLADIWEYGTVELPDGTRQLIPGPAEDFRLEPAQIILNPSYFAPASFRLFAEVDPDRDWQSLIDSGYALLDDLSEFSTTGLPPDWIAYTPATGTYRQLPLDYPLQSRYSFDAFRVWWRVSQDAAWFNEPRAQAYLEARLPELIRRWQQEGRLPARLTLDGGAQASYEATAHYAMLYPALLRVDAAIANEILTTKLQPAYSDGFWDSDIAYYTQNLAWFGLLPLEVSPDRIAASHEQACRP; this is encoded by the coding sequence ATGCTTCAACTGCTGCGCTTTAGACGAACGCAAAAACGACTGCTGCTCTCGGTGCTACCCCTGGCCATGCTGCTGGCGGTGGCGGGGCCAAGCTGCACCCAAACCGCCGCCTGCGCCTGCCTCGATGGGGCCGAGGCCGTTACCCTGGTGCTGCCCGTAGACACTGTGCACAATGACCAGCTCCTAGAGAGTTGGCAGGCCTACCGCGATCGCTTCATTCAGGCCGATGGCCGGGTGATTGACCGCGAAGACAGCGATCGCACCGTCTCCGAGGGCCAGGCCTACGCCATGCTGCGAGCCGTGGCCATTAACGACCCCGACACCTTCAATCGCACCTATACCTGGGCTAAGGCCAACCTTGTTCGAGTCGATGAGAATGGGCAGCCCAAAGATCTGCTCTGGGCCTGGAAGTGGGGCCAGCGCCCCGACGGTAGCTGGGGCGACCTCGATGCCAACTTTGCGACCGATGCCGACATTGACGCAGCCACAGCCTTAATCATGGCCGCCGAACGCTGGAACTGCCCCAAATACCTCGACGAGGCCCGCGCGCTGCTAGCCGACATTTGGGAGTATGGCACCGTAGAGCTACCCGACGGCACCCGCCAGCTCATTCCCGGCCCCGCCGAAGACTTTCGTCTAGAGCCAGCCCAGATTATTCTCAACCCCTCCTACTTTGCTCCGGCCAGCTTTCGCCTGTTTGCCGAAGTTGACCCCGATCGCGACTGGCAGAGCCTGATCGACAGCGGCTATGCCCTGCTCGACGATCTCTCAGAATTTTCGACCACGGGCTTGCCCCCCGATTGGATTGCCTACACCCCCGCCACCGGAACCTATCGCCAGCTACCCCTCGACTACCCGCTGCAAAGCCGCTACAGCTTTGACGCCTTTCGGGTGTGGTGGCGGGTATCTCAAGATGCCGCCTGGTTTAATGAACCCCGCGCCCAGGCCTATCTCGAAGCCCGTCTGCCAGAACTGATTCGCCGCTGGCAGCAGGAGGGTCGTCTGCCCGCCCGCCTCACCCTCGACGGTGGAGCCCAGGCCAGCTACGAAGCCACCGCCCACTACGCCATGCTTTACCCAGCGCTGCTGCGGGTTGATGCGGCGATCGCCAACGAAATTCTCACCACCAAGCTTCAGCCCGCCTACAGCGACGGCTTTTGGGATAGCGACATCGCCTACTACACCCAAAACCTCGCCTGGTTTGGCCTGCTGCCCCTTGAGGTCTCCCCCGATCGCATCGCTGCTAGTCATGAGCAGGCCTGTCGCCCGTAA